Proteins encoded together in one Penaeus vannamei isolate JL-2024 chromosome 9, ASM4276789v1, whole genome shotgun sequence window:
- the LOC138862555 gene encoding craniofacial development protein 2-like: MWAARKGREAAGVEAAALSEHALGFVSLIAVYAPTDVCKLDVKEAFYATLTSVVGKCPRRDIRIELGAFNAVSGCGRDGSEMSVGLHGSGANLSSENILLFRGFARAQRIRISGSWYQRSNPHRWAWYSDTDIVAKEIDHILVSIRWRILQNCRVYRSAEFCGTDRLVAATLRIRFKSPSPVATRRCFT, from the exons ATGTGGGCCGCACGGAAGGGACGGGAAGCGGCGGGGGTCGAGGCAGCTGCGCTCTCGGAG CATGCTCTtggctttgtgtctcttattgctgtttaCGCTCCTACCGACGtatgtaaactcgatgtgaaagaggcGTTCTATGCCACACTCACATCTGTGGTAGGCAAATGCCCCCGGCGAGACATTCGCATTGAACTGGGTGCCTTCAATGCGGTGTCCGGCTGTGGTCGAGATGGCtccgagatgtctgtcggtctccATGGCTCGGGAGCTAATCTCAGTAGTGAGAACATCCTCCTTTTCCGGGGCTTTGCTAGGGCCCAGAGAataaggatttctggctcctggtatcagcgctCCAACCCGCATCGCTGGGCTTGGTATAGCGATACGGAtattgtggccaaggagatcgaccacatccttgttagcattcgctggaggatccttcagaactgcagagtttacaggagtgccgagttctgtggcactgacaGATTGGTTGCAGCGACCCTGCGAATTCGGTTCAAATCCCCGTCTCCAGTGGCCACACGAAGGTGTTTCACCTGA